A genomic region of Acidobacteriota bacterium contains the following coding sequences:
- a CDS encoding transposase — protein MPRPASATAARGGEPIPDVVAVVEAAVLDTFADLRRPVQRNLAVLTVAFLRVLGAARSGHGRLSLGALFRVLPTEGTAHAREKRLRRFLENPRLDPRGVTGGLARVIFGQRGAGVWPVVLDQTAAGSTQALVAGVPFAGRTLPLAVYTFDYPWREAAVDSQNQLERVFLLDVEAALPTGVTGVWIGDRGYARAALLRQAWLDQRRYVIRGRAGTCVEWAGKRRKLGELPPGVGHAIRYRHVLYQAHTRVPVDVIALHDPAFKEPWWLLVPPDSAAVLPTALVVQLYRERMQVEHTFRDFKTHLGLRGLDLRVHVAERTGRLLLAFCLAYVLAIALGSEPEAAPARRDLEILRRRPRHGTRRTLSVLSLAMQMLAHPRWRHRALTGLRRLIDRLARGLPVLRHPPPTLDDRLARA, from the coding sequence ATGCCGAGGCCTGCAAGCGCGACCGCCGCGCGCGGCGGTGAGCCGATCCCGGATGTGGTCGCGGTCGTGGAGGCCGCCGTCCTGGACACGTTCGCCGACTTGCGTCGCCCGGTGCAGCGTAATCTCGCGGTGCTGACGGTGGCGTTTTTGCGCGTGCTCGGCGCGGCGCGCTCTGGGCACGGGCGCCTGTCGTTGGGCGCGCTGTTTCGCGTCCTGCCGACCGAGGGGACGGCCCACGCGCGGGAAAAACGACTGCGGCGGTTTTTGGAGAATCCGCGCCTGGATCCCCGCGGCGTGACCGGCGGCCTGGCGCGCGTCATCTTCGGGCAGCGCGGCGCCGGCGTGTGGCCGGTGGTCCTGGACCAAACGGCGGCGGGCTCCACACAGGCCTTGGTGGCGGGCGTGCCCTTTGCCGGGCGCACCTTGCCGCTGGCCGTCTACACGTTTGACTATCCGTGGCGGGAAGCGGCCGTCGACAGTCAGAATCAACTCGAGCGGGTGTTTCTGCTCGACGTCGAAGCCGCGCTGCCGACCGGCGTCACCGGGGTGTGGATTGGCGACCGCGGCTACGCGCGGGCGGCGTTGCTGCGGCAGGCGTGGCTCGACCAGCGGCGCTACGTCATCCGGGGCCGGGCGGGCACCTGCGTCGAGTGGGCCGGCAAGCGACGCAAACTGGGCGAACTGCCGCCCGGGGTGGGGCACGCGATCCGCTACCGGCACGTGCTGTATCAGGCGCACACGCGGGTCCCCGTCGATGTGATCGCCTTGCACGATCCGGCCTTCAAGGAACCGTGGTGGCTGCTGGTGCCGCCCGACAGTGCAGCGGTGCTCCCCACCGCGCTGGTCGTCCAGCTCTATCGGGAACGCATGCAGGTCGAGCACACATTTCGGGACTTCAAGACCCACCTGGGGTTGCGCGGGCTGGACCTCCGTGTCCATGTCGCGGAACGGACCGGACGCCTCCTGCTCGCCTTCTGTCTGGCCTACGTGCTCGCGATCGCCCTCGGGAGTGAGCCCGAGGCCGCGCCCGCTCGACGCGATCTCGAAATCCTCCGGCGTCGCCCTCGACACGGCACGCGGCGTACGCTCAGCGTCCTATCGCTCGCCATGCAGATGCTGGCGCACCCCCGGTGGCGACACCGCGCCCTCACCGGTCTGCGCCGGCTGATCGATCGGCTCGCGCGTGGCCTGCCCGTGCTTCGGCATCCGCCGCCCACCCTCGACGACCGCCTCGCCCGCGCGTAG
- a CDS encoding ankyrin repeat domain-containing protein, whose protein sequence is MHTGNTRPITLPLPVRIVGGLSVLATALLAGRLVWEQTILTWRNGPQMVGFSLVHGSYAPLIFAPIGLLLWIAVLVAVILIALARRRRMARAMWIDLGCSAVVAGVLAVPYGTWQRLFVGHLASGPHAGRFLTAAAGGGDLRLVRALMSHGVRVDATDYYGQTGLHTAASGDHLDVLAFLVEHGVTLDKLDRYGDSALEKAAEQGATQAARFLELQGAHLVRGTAARHEKVVDEMVREAMSK, encoded by the coding sequence ATGCATACTGGAAACACGAGGCCGATCACCTTGCCATTGCCAGTCAGGATAGTCGGGGGGCTGTCGGTACTGGCCACGGCACTTCTGGCGGGTCGGTTGGTCTGGGAACAGACGATCCTGACCTGGCGCAACGGCCCGCAGATGGTCGGCTTCTCGCTGGTGCACGGTTCCTACGCCCCGCTCATCTTTGCGCCCATCGGTTTGCTCTTGTGGATTGCGGTGCTGGTCGCCGTGATTCTGATTGCGTTGGCGCGCCGTCGCCGGATGGCTCGTGCGATGTGGATCGACCTTGGGTGCTCCGCTGTCGTTGCCGGCGTTCTCGCAGTGCCGTACGGTACGTGGCAACGGTTGTTTGTCGGTCACCTTGCGAGCGGACCACACGCGGGTCGTTTCCTGACGGCCGCGGCCGGTGGTGGCGATCTCCGTCTGGTTCGTGCGCTCATGTCACATGGCGTCCGAGTGGACGCCACCGACTATTACGGACAGACTGGCCTTCATACTGCTGCATCGGGAGACCATTTGGACGTCCTGGCTTTCTTGGTAGAGCACGGCGTCACCCTCGATAAATTAGATCGTTACGGAGATTCAGCCTTGGAGAAAGCTGCGGAGCAGGGAGCGACTCAGGCCGCTCGCTTTCTCGAGCTACAGGGCGCCCATCTGGTTCGAGGAACGGCGGCCCGGCATGAGAAGGTCGTCGATGAGATGGTGCGAGAAGCGATGAGCAAGTAG